CTATGTGGTCCCACGCCTAGAAGCACTACGGGTTGGAGCTTGAGCCAGTACTTGTCCCAGTTATCTCTCCTGAACAACCAATTAAGAATTAATTTAAGTGAATTGTATGTTTCTGATCAAAATTGGCAAGTTGCAAATATATTCCATCAATAAAAATGCAAGAAGACATATGTTTCGTATTAGTAAATATTTTGCAATGATTACTTAATGTTTTTCATGTTTCGCTATGTGGTACCACGCCTAGAAGCACTATGGGTTGAAACCAGAGCCAGTACTTGTCCCCGTTATCTCTCCTGAACAACCAATTAAGAATTAATTTAAGTGAATTGTATGTTTCTGATCAAAATTGGCAAGTTGCAAATATATCCCATCAATAAAAATGCAAGAAGACGTATGTTTTCgttttagtaaatattttgcaatgattacttaatgttttttatcatatttcgcTATGTGGTCCCACGCCTAGAAGCACTACGGGTTGGAGTCAGAGCCAGTACTTGTCCCAGTTATCTCTCCTGAACAACCAATTAAGAATTAATGTATGTTTCTGATCAAAATTGGCAAGTTGCAAATATATTCCATCAATACAAATGCAAGAAGGCATATGCTTTTATATGAGAAAATATTTTGCAATGATTTCttaatgtttttcatatttCGTTATGTGGTCCCACGCCTAGAAGCACTACGGGTTGGAGCCAGAGCCAGTACTTGTCCCAGTTATCACTCATGAACAACCAATTAAGAATTAATTTAAGTAAATTGTATGTTTCTAATCAAAAGAAGACATATGTTTTCgtataagtaaaaaatattttgcaatgaTTACTCAatgttttttatcatatttcgcTATGTGGTCCCACGCCTAGAAGCACTACGGGTTGGAGTCAGAGCCAGTACTTGTCCCAGTTATCTCTCCTGAACAACCAATTAAGAATTAATGTATGTTTCTGATCAAAATTTGCAAGTTGCAAATTTATCCCATCAATAAAAATGCAAGAAGACACGTGTTTTTATACACGAAAATATTTTGCAATGATTACttaatgtttttcatatttCGCTATGTGGTCCCACGCCTAGAAGCAGTACGGGTTGGAGTCAGAGCCAGTACTTGTCCCATTCGGGGCCTTTTAGAAATGATTGCCATTTGGGCTTTGCCCCCATTTGGGCTTtgtccattgttgaaggccctacggtaacctataattgtaaacttttgtgtctttttaatctcttgtggagagttgtctcattggtaatcataccacatctttttttatattttatatacatttgggTCCAACATAATAATGCAATAagttctttttatatgtttgaaagaaaaaaaacacaattatatatatcaGCTATTGCTTCTCTTCATGTTTTAATGCTGTGTGTTTGTCCTTGATCGATGATTTGCACCCAGTACTAAAGATGTTTATATACGTATACTGAGGAGAGGTTGAATGGTAGTTACATTAAAATTCGGTAAACAGAAACTTGTTGAATGTAGAGTTATGTATCAGGAAAGGATTATAACAGTAAAGCATGCAcgagggtttggatggggttaaatgataaaagaataatgccctaaaaaataaagattagagaataacgggaaaaaatataaagattagagaataacgggcaacaaatgaagattagagaaatgcGTGGTGTTATGTTTTGAAGATAaaagaaactagaggctctaaagagcctgtgtcgctcaccttggtatatatGTGAATttaacaaaggaagcagacagttcatgattgtgtttaggtgattgtgatgagTTTGTACATCtcactttactgaacattcttgctgcttacaattatctctatctataatgaacaaGTCCAtatagtttcagtggaaaatgttagtaaaaatttacaaattttatgaaaattgttaaaaattgattgtaaaggacaataacttcttagggggtcaactgaccattttggtcatgttgacttatttgtaaatcttactttgatgaacattattgctgtttacagtttatctccatctataataatattcaagataataaccaaaaacagtaaaatttctttaaaattaccaatttaggggcagcaacccaacaataggtTGTCTacttcatctgaaaatttcagggcagatagatcttgcttgacctgataaacaattttaccccatgtcagatttgctctaaatgctttggtttttgagttgtaAGCCaacaactgcattttacccctctgttctatttttagccatggtgtccatcttggttggttggccgggtaaaaaagcacaaattttaaactagatacatcaatgatgattgtggccaagtttggttaaatttggcccattagtttcaggagaagatttttgtaagagTTAACGACGGACgccagacgccaagtgatgagaaaagctcacttggcccttcgggcccggtgagctaaaaaggggtTATTTTTTAGAAGATTATAGAAATAAGGGGTAAACATTAAATGTTTCCAGAATAacagaaccccccccccccccccccccccatccaaaccctcatgCACATATGAAGCCTGTCTgcttgattttaattttctggTTGCCCTAGAATGAACAGTCTCTCCTACCACCACCCCCTCCCCGGGTTGATCTGAGACCGTGCCATGGCACCAGTAGCTTCTTCTAACTTATCGTCCGAACCTGAGCTCCCGTTTTCTTCCATTTCAAATTCCGATGAACCACAGGACAGAGACGATTCATCAGAATCACTTTTAGAACTGTCGTGGTTATCGTCTTGATTTTTCGAAGTTGATGCAGTTCATAATGTGACGTCACGCATTTCTTTcctggattgattgattgattgattgattgttggttgctttacgccgcattagcacaaaaaggctatatcgcggcgagagctaattcgaatatttttacaatttaaagcatatttttaaaataagacaaaaggtcattcaatacactaaaattcttgactaaagcaaattgattatatacaaataaaaatcaacagtaaaataacgtgataaaaattaaaatcgatttaaatataataacatttccTGGAAGTTATTCAGACTAGCACTCGGGACTTGTCGCAAACATGTGCGATGGGATGTTGAATGGGATATAATATGcttcattcttaatattttttatcgtatttttcTATCGGTTTTAAATAATAagttctttaaaaatttaatttaaacaaaatacgttCATATGGCACTTAAACTTGACAAAATTAAAGCAGTCTCCAACAGAAAATATTGAAGATTATATTCATCGGGCATTTCAGTACAATAAATATAGAAGTGCATCAGTACCATTTTTAATAGAACTTGCTATCAATGGAATGAAATCTTAAATTGCCCACATAATTCTTCCTCAGCAACCTCAAACGATTGAAAAGTTAAGGAAAATTGTATCAGTAGCTGAAATGACAgttaatcaaacaaaaacttCAGATGAAACCAATATTAATGACAGCATAGAAAAAATGTGGCCTCAGCCGAAGCAAGACTCATCTACAATTTGGCAGAGAGATTCTCAAGTTCTATTTCTGTCATCAATTCTTCAATGGacgaaaattttacaaattacaacctaaatatcaataaacCAGTTGAAATCTACCAATATGAACAATCACAACAACAGGCTATTACCAGCATCAATACCAACCACAACTCCAGAATAACTATCAGCCGCGCCAACAATTCCAACAATTTCAACCACGCCAGCAATTTCAGCAATTCCAACCACGACAGTAATTCCAGCCACAACAGCAGAATCGACCAAGATATCAGCAAATCACAGACAGCATTGGTCATCGCAAAATCAGACAAACCATAAAGGCTGTGTATGTGTTTTGTATATCAAGGTCCAAATGTCCTGCATTtattaagttttgtttaaaatgtggaaaacaaagaaatgttcaataataatcacataagcaacacgacgggtgccgcatgtggagcaggatctgcttacccttccggagcacctaggaacacccctagtttttggtggggtttgtgttgtttattctttagttttctatgttgtgtcatgtgtactattgtttttttttctgtttcgtctttttcattttaagccatggcgttgtcagtttgttttagatttatgagtttgactgtccctttggtatctttcgtccctctttcaatGTGTATGTAATCAGGGTAATCAAAACTTTCACCAGTCTGTCAATTTCCAATAGTGGTGCGAGCCTGCTTGTAGGCAACCAAGGTCTGTAGGTGGGCATATCATAAATTTGTAGACAATTTTCATCCTCAAAAGTGTAATACACAAGTTTCTGTTGGTGACGCAAAAACTCATGCTTTGTTAGACATGGAACAAATATCTCAGCCATGCATTCCAATATCGTGAACAAAACTACATATTCAAAAGACAAACTTCTTCCTGTTGATGCACCATCTATAATCGCAGTGAATCGTGATCATGTCAGAATATtaggcaaaataaaaatcaaagtaaCAATATGAGATAGAGACTATCAACAAATGGTCTATGTGCTTAATAAACTTGACCATTCGTTAATACTAGGGGTTGATGTTTTTAGAAATTCAAAAGCACACTTATGCTTTGACACAAACCCAGTTACTTTAACGGACAACCTAAACATATCAACTGTTATAAAAATGGATACGAAATCTGGTTTCGCAGGAGTATAAAATGCTGTTATAATTCCTAGAATTTTTTAGGAAAATTTCTGATATAGTCTAAATTTCAAGACAAAAACATTGCGCAGATGTTTTACTAGAACAACTTCACAAATCAGCTAGTCAAAACTTGCTTGCTGCAAAATGTGTAGTCaaggtaaacaaaaatagaGGCTGTATACAATTGCTTaaccaaaaaaacaaagatgTACATTTAAGAGCAGAGAATTAGCGACAGTTAAATGTTTACAAGGTGCAGAAATACTCTTTAGATAAACCAAAAGATGAATCACacaatgttttgtttcatcTATGACGTATAGCAAACAAAACTTTCTGATGATATTCAATTTGATTTAGCAGATAGTGATTTAACAGAAGGTCAAAAGACAAGTTTTAAATGCTTTTGGTAGAGAACATAGAGGTACTTTTGCTGCTGATATGAGTGAGTTAGGTCTTACTTCATCCTATACCTATCACATTGTGAAACAATCTCAAACTCCCAAACAGTGAGACAAAACTTCTATAGACAATCCCCTcacattaaaaaagaaacaaataaacgCATTGAAGAAATGTTGCAAAATCAGATTATCCAGCACTCATCCCCTTACTGGTCTTCTGTTGTTCTAGTCCGTTAAAAAGGCACTTGACAATGAATCGGACAAAGTGGAATACAGATTTTGTATTggttatataaaattaaacagtAAATCATTCACAAAACATTTCCCTTTACCCAATCTAAATAGAGTATTCGATTTCATTGGAGAAGCACAAGCAAAATTTTGTACGTCACTCGACATGAGAAGTTATTTTAGGCAAGTCCCACTATACCCTGAAAGTCAAATCAAAAGTGCTTTTATCACTCAGTCTGGTGTCTATCAATGGAAAAGAATGCCATTTGGTTTAAGAAACAGTATAATAACTTCTGCTAGAATGATGTATAACGTTTTGAGAGGGACATCTGTTCTTGTCTACACTGACGACATCCTCATTTTAGTCGCTCATTAGAGGAGCATTTTTCACATATTGGCCCGGTTTTCACTTGGTTGAATGAAATTATTCCAATTACAATCaaccagaacagaaaacaacAATGTTCTGCTGCTACTACTTCTCAAGAACAAAACATCATGCCTGTTTGTATCTCTTCCGCAAGTAGTAAATCCTTGCAACAAACAACAAGCTTGGACCAATACAATCTTCAAATCCTTTCATACCATTCATGTAAACTACTCAAGAAAATTCCATTGACACATCAAGGATTACAGAGCATGAAAATCTTGATGCAGCAGAATCAACAACTGTTAACACAGACTGCTGAACAATTGATTAGAATTATGGGTTTAGCTGTTCCTGAGTCGATAGAAGACAAAAATGTCGGTAAAGAATGTCATACATCTTTTCTTTCCGAATATATACCTGTTCACACACAATCAAGAGGTAACTGCTTATGGGAAATGATTTCAATAGGTCTGTGTAATAAAAAAGTCCTAATGAAAACTCTACGCGTGCTAACAGCATATGCTTTTCTGGAAcatcaaaaacattttgaacAGTTGCTCACTGCAGATACAAGTATTTCAAAACCCGTCCTGGATGAATTTGAAGATCTAATAAAAACTTCGTTGACAGATACAGCATGGGGCAATGAGTACCATTTGTATGCTCTGAGCATTATTTTACAGAGACCTATTTACATATATTCTACATTCAAAGTAAATGACATTTTCAGATACGAAAAGTGCAGTGCTAGTGAGTTGAAAGAATTGTTTGACAATAATTCAATACTGATTGGCagacatttgaaatatattcctGATTCACAATTAGGGATACAAGTGAATTCCAATATTCCATTATGTGGATTTTTCCGTCATTCTCATTATACAGCTGTTTTGCCACGCACGAATAAATCACTAAAATTTATTCCACAGTGCTCAATTTTACCATGATTAAAACTTTACTAACTATATCATGACAGTAAATTATCTTCAATAGTAATGtacaattattcattttttaaatttttcagaaCATATCCTGAAAATGGACGTTTATGTTCAAGGAATTTGCCAATCccatttatattgttttgatgAACAAGAAACAGCTGACACCTGCAGAGGCAAAAATTGCAAATTCGCCCATCTtaaagaaaattacattgattcACACTGCCATTTAGATTTATTGAACCGAGACTTCCACTGTCATATTGATTTAATGAACATGCCTAAATATTTTGGTGGATGTATTACGAATTTCTGCTTCCCCATTGATTACAATCAATGGCACAATTTGCAATCTTTAAgattcaaaacacattttaCTATTGGGCTACATCCAAAATGTGCACAGTTATATGATATAAACACTAAACTAAAAGTTGAAGATATGGCAATAAATAAAGATTGTGTAGCAATTGGAGAATGTGGATTGGATTATACTAAAAAATGTGCTGTAGCAAtcaaaaaaaaagcattcataGAACAGTTGAAAATTGCAAATAGATTAGATAAACCAATTGTTCTACATTTGCGTGACAGTTGCATGGATGCATTTCATATTGCAAAGGATTATTTACCTGTGTCGCACAAGATTCACTTGCATTGTTTTACATCAACAATGAATAATTATCACAACTGGAAATATTTCTCAAACTGTAAAATTGGAATAACAAATATGGTGAATTTCCCTACAGCATACAATATTCACCAATTAGCAAGAGAAATACCTTTGGAAGACATTCTATTGGAAACTGACAGTCCATACTTTTTACCCAGAATTGTTATAAATGGACAAAAATTTTCCAATCCAGGACATGCACTGAATGTTGCAATGAGAATAGCACAGTTGCGCAATACATCAATAAATGAAGTAATAAAAACTACAACAGACAATACAAACTTCATATACAATCTGTGATTTTAAAGGTATGTACATTATCACATATCAAATCTTGCTAGAATGATTGCTTGCACATTTGTTTTGCCAATGGTGTTATCGTTTTTATCTCCTTTGTTtgcatgtcatttttcattcaTGCACATCACCATTCCATTTAGATAGAATGTAACACAAATCAATtattaccaattttttttaaggggTACGTCCGGtaagacccttttttggccccaaaatataacagttttacaaaattgttaaaatgtaaacttttagttatttattgaacaattCCACATAAACATGGgttgtttttgacaataaaatacacaaaaatcaGATTGAAGCGCCATCAAGTCATGCATTCAAAACTCTAGCatttcagttaaattttagacagtttctgtgtaaaacaaaagtgaccgcattcgtgttcatccttaatattgaaatgtaagttgtattttatgataatacataacatatataaaggttgtggatgaacacggatgcaaccactttcatttttgacaaaacacatctttaaagtgacatttttcagcatatttggtagatttttcatatttgagcttgaatcgaaTCGTTTTAAATgactatttcaattaaaatctttcacacaAACTAAGTGgatcaagtgaaatagacacttaagtgtttaaaaagtggtcagatgaaactgaaatgtgtggccaaaatgagtccttaccaCACCTACTCcttttgaaaaacaaacttttgtaaacaaagctctatgtacatgtatattatataaaatttaaacacagaTATAAAGCAATTAAATGACAATTAATTTTctagacaaaaaataattattccaTGATATATATTTGCCCACCTTCCTAAAAGAGACAAACATTCTTTTAATGGTATGACTGCTAAAGACATAACTATTAAAGCAACAAtgtaatatatcaaatgtatttcttaaaaaataaaaatgcaagaaaattgaacctattaatagaaataatatttgttgGATTCAGCTATGcatgaaataaataatcaaacatccctttgttttatcattgtacatgtaccattGCATTAAATACcagattcata
This Mytilus trossulus isolate FHL-02 chromosome 14, PNRI_Mtr1.1.1.hap1, whole genome shotgun sequence DNA region includes the following protein-coding sequences:
- the LOC134697732 gene encoding putative deoxyribonuclease TATDN2, coding for MDVYVQGICQSHLYCFDEQETADTCRGKNCKFAHLKENYIDSHCHLDLLNRDFHCHIDLMNMPKYFGGCITNFCFPIDYNQWHNLQSLRFKTHFTIGLHPKCAQLYDINTKLKVEDMAINKDCVAIGECGLDYTKKCAVAIKKKAFIEQLKIANRLDKPIVLHLRDSCMDAFHIAKDYLPVSHKIHLHCFTSTMNNYHNWKYFSNCKIGITNMVNFPTAYNIHQLAREIPLEDILLETDSPYFLPRIVINGQKFSNPGHALNVAMRIAQLRNTSINEVIKTTTDNTNFIYNL